From a region of the Maridesulfovibrio ferrireducens genome:
- a CDS encoding uracil-DNA glycosylase has protein sequence MKINFCDATYEVDSSWDSFFTTEKLILLKYIEFAVGTNFTPPADRVLRFTQVNLDKVRVVIIGQDPYPQRGVATGRSFEVGNIDRWADLKRNASLMNMLKLFHKNYTGASEIAAISKVREDIDAGLFPILPPTELFTHFEEQGVLMLNAAFTCEIDNSGSHTEKWQHFSTELLTFISNKKPQAKWFLWGKDAQEFCSFVPDAQKLTSYHPRLFDQKEGSFLKENHFAKCSEINWIK, from the coding sequence ATGAAAATAAATTTTTGTGACGCAACATATGAAGTTGATAGCTCGTGGGATTCTTTTTTTACTACCGAAAAGCTTATTTTGCTTAAATATATCGAGTTTGCGGTCGGGACTAATTTTACCCCTCCGGCTGATAGGGTTTTGCGTTTTACGCAAGTTAATCTTGATAAGGTTCGGGTCGTTATTATCGGACAAGACCCATACCCACAGCGCGGAGTCGCAACTGGGCGTTCGTTTGAAGTCGGGAATATTGATCGTTGGGCTGACCTTAAACGAAATGCGTCATTAATGAACATGCTTAAGCTGTTTCATAAAAATTATACCGGAGCATCTGAAATCGCTGCTATCAGTAAGGTCCGCGAAGATATTGATGCCGGACTTTTCCCCATCCTTCCGCCGACTGAATTATTCACTCATTTTGAGGAGCAGGGCGTATTAATGCTCAATGCCGCTTTTACCTGTGAAATTGATAATTCAGGTAGTCATACTGAGAAGTGGCAACATTTTTCAACAGAGTTACTGACTTTTATAAGTAATAAAAAGCCGCAAGCAAAATGGTTTCTCTGGGGAAAAGATGCTCAAGAATTTTGTTCGTTTGTACCGGATGCTCAAAAACTTACGAGCTATCATCCCCGCCTATTCGACCAAAAAGAAGGTTCATTCCTAAAGGAAAATCATTTCGCAAAATGTTCTGAAATAAATTGGATCAAATGA
- a CDS encoding phosphoadenosine phosphosulfate reductase family protein, translating into MITANSPLDEKVADTAAQMKTVLREYEPSKIAVAWTGGKDSTVVLAIWREVLKAEGLFNPLSFSIDTGVKFPEVMAFRDSLAQEWDIDLKVLRPELDIKTYPVAKDTVSCCRDLKIKPLQKALAEYDIQVLITGIRRDEHPSRAARESLEKRENPDHILLNPILEWTEMDIWSFITMHALPHCELYDQGYRSLGCQPCTVLGDGGSERQGRSEDKEKNLELLTSLGYF; encoded by the coding sequence ATGATTACAGCAAATTCCCCGCTGGATGAGAAAGTAGCAGATACTGCCGCTCAAATGAAAACTGTTTTGCGTGAATATGAGCCGTCAAAAATTGCGGTTGCATGGACTGGCGGAAAAGATTCCACAGTAGTTCTTGCCATATGGCGCGAAGTTCTTAAGGCTGAAGGGCTGTTTAATCCTTTATCTTTTTCTATTGATACAGGTGTTAAGTTCCCTGAGGTGATGGCATTCAGAGACAGCTTGGCACAAGAGTGGGACATTGATTTAAAAGTTCTTCGTCCTGAATTGGATATAAAAACATACCCTGTAGCAAAAGATACAGTTTCCTGCTGCCGCGATTTAAAAATAAAGCCGCTTCAAAAGGCGTTGGCAGAATATGACATTCAGGTTTTAATCACCGGAATCCGGCGTGATGAGCATCCGAGCAGAGCCGCTAGAGAATCACTTGAAAAGCGGGAAAATCCAGATCATATTTTACTTAATCCTATCCTTGAGTGGACAGAGATGGATATCTGGTCATTTATTACTATGCACGCTCTTCCGCATTGTGAACTTTACGATCAAGGATATAGGTCGCTTGGATGCCAGCCCTGCACAGTATTGGGAGATGGCGGGAGCGAACGGCAGGGCCGAAGCGAAGATAAAGAAAAAAATCTGGAATTACTAACATCACTGGGATATTTCTAA
- the nifJ gene encoding pyruvate:ferredoxin (flavodoxin) oxidoreductase, with protein sequence MAKKMKTMDGNQAASYVAYAMCETAAIYPITPSSPMAEFADEWALKGVENIFGTTMEVRELQSEGGASGALHGALAAGNLSCTFTASQGLLLMIPNMYKIAGELLPTVFHVSARALAGHALSIFGDHQDVMACRQTGFAMLASNSVQESLDLALVSHLATVESDIPFMHFFDGFRTSHEIQKIELIDYEDMAKALNWEKVRDFRDRALNPEHPHTRGTAQNPDIYFQALESINPYRDAVPGHVEDAMKKVADITGREYKLFDYVGDPEAEDVIIAMGSGCEAIEETITRLNAQGERLGLVKVRLFRPFSMEHLGRALPATTQQITVLDRTKEGGAIGDPLYLDVCTALREMNIDLPVHAGRYGLGSKEFTPSMVKAIYDNMKALVPRHHFTVGITDDVSRLSLEVGPNLDVTPEGTVQCKFWGLGSDGTVGANKQAIKIIGDKTDMFAQGYFAYDSKKSGGITVSHLRFGDNPIKSTYLVEISDFIACHNPSYVKLYDLLDGIRADGTFLLNTSMGLEELEAELPAKLRRKIAENNLKFYTIDAVKIAGAVGLGGRINMIMQTAFFKLAKVIPFADAVAYLKESIKAAYGKKGDKIVNMNNSAVDEAEANINEIKYPESWATAVDAQDEEVFEPEFITNVVNPILAQKGDELPVSAFSPDGRFPMGTSRFEKRGVAIMVPEWNKENCIQCNQCSFVCPHSALRAVLVNEEEKSIAPDSFETVEAKGKGFDGLQYRMQVNSLDCQGCGNCADICPAKEKALVMKPIASQTEVQVPNYDFSEIVSFKDDILPRTTVKGSQFQQSLMEFSGACAGCGETPYAKVLTQLFGERMIIANATGCSSIWAASAPSTAYCENMEGHGPAWGNSLFEDAAEYGFGMEMAVSNRRNRLVVLMKQAMEGDISSDLREAMTGWIENKDDAQKSLEYGDKLRDYLAVEADCSDLLCEIEEQEDIFTKKSVWCFGGDGWAYDIGFGGLDHVLASGKDINVLVMDTEVYSNTGGQASKATPLGSIAKFAAGGKLTAKKDLGRMMMTYGYVYVASVSMGANKNQVMKAFLEAESYPGPSLVIAYAPCINQGIKKGMGKTQYEGKLAVDSGYWPLYRFDPRRAENGENPLILEYKNPDGTLQEFLSGENRYAMLERMMPETSKTLRSGIEKDCLQRYKLLKQLSELDYSFDEPVETPTE encoded by the coding sequence ATGGCTAAAAAAATGAAAACTATGGATGGCAACCAAGCCGCTTCATACGTAGCGTATGCTATGTGCGAAACCGCAGCTATCTATCCGATAACTCCCTCCTCACCTATGGCCGAATTCGCTGACGAATGGGCTCTTAAGGGAGTAGAAAATATTTTCGGAACCACGATGGAAGTTCGCGAACTGCAGTCAGAAGGCGGAGCCTCCGGAGCTCTTCACGGTGCTCTCGCAGCTGGTAACCTTTCCTGTACGTTCACAGCTTCTCAGGGTCTTCTTCTGATGATTCCTAACATGTATAAGATTGCCGGTGAGCTTCTCCCCACAGTCTTTCATGTTTCAGCTCGCGCTTTGGCGGGCCACGCTCTTTCCATTTTCGGTGACCATCAGGACGTAATGGCCTGTCGTCAGACCGGATTTGCAATGCTGGCTTCCAACTCTGTTCAGGAAAGTCTCGACCTTGCGCTTGTATCACATCTTGCAACTGTCGAATCAGATATTCCTTTTATGCATTTCTTTGATGGTTTCAGAACTTCTCATGAAATCCAGAAAATTGAACTTATCGATTATGAAGATATGGCAAAAGCCCTTAACTGGGAAAAAGTCAGAGATTTCCGTGATCGCGCTTTGAATCCTGAACATCCTCACACCAGAGGAACTGCTCAGAATCCGGATATTTACTTCCAGGCTCTTGAATCAATCAATCCTTATAGAGATGCAGTTCCTGGTCACGTTGAAGATGCAATGAAAAAAGTGGCGGATATCACTGGTCGCGAATACAAATTATTCGACTATGTTGGTGATCCTGAAGCTGAAGATGTTATCATCGCTATGGGTTCCGGTTGTGAAGCCATTGAAGAAACCATCACAAGGCTGAATGCACAGGGTGAAAGACTTGGACTTGTAAAAGTCAGACTTTTCCGTCCGTTCTCAATGGAACATCTGGGACGCGCACTACCTGCAACTACTCAGCAGATTACTGTTCTCGACCGCACTAAAGAAGGCGGCGCAATCGGTGATCCTCTGTATCTTGATGTTTGTACTGCTCTCAGAGAAATGAATATTGATCTTCCTGTTCACGCTGGTCGTTACGGCCTCGGTTCTAAGGAATTCACTCCTTCCATGGTCAAGGCTATCTACGACAACATGAAAGCTCTTGTTCCAAGACATCATTTCACTGTCGGTATCACTGATGATGTTTCCCGTCTTTCTCTTGAAGTCGGCCCGAATCTGGACGTTACTCCTGAAGGCACTGTTCAGTGTAAGTTCTGGGGTCTCGGTTCCGATGGAACTGTCGGTGCAAATAAACAGGCAATTAAAATTATCGGTGATAAAACCGATATGTTTGCTCAGGGTTATTTTGCTTATGATTCCAAGAAATCAGGTGGTATCACTGTATCGCATCTGCGCTTTGGTGATAATCCTATTAAATCAACATATCTTGTTGAAATATCAGATTTCATAGCTTGTCATAATCCAAGTTACGTAAAACTTTACGATCTGCTTGACGGAATTCGTGCCGACGGAACATTCCTGCTGAATACCAGCATGGGACTTGAAGAGCTGGAAGCAGAATTGCCTGCAAAGCTTCGCCGCAAAATTGCTGAGAACAATCTTAAGTTCTACACAATTGATGCAGTTAAGATTGCAGGTGCAGTCGGTCTTGGCGGCCGCATCAACATGATCATGCAGACAGCATTCTTTAAATTAGCAAAAGTTATTCCTTTCGCGGACGCAGTTGCTTACCTTAAAGAATCAATTAAAGCAGCATACGGCAAAAAGGGCGATAAAATCGTCAATATGAATAATTCCGCTGTTGATGAAGCTGAAGCTAACATCAACGAAATAAAATACCCTGAATCATGGGCAACTGCTGTAGATGCGCAGGACGAAGAAGTTTTCGAGCCTGAATTCATCACAAATGTTGTTAACCCTATCCTTGCTCAGAAAGGTGACGAATTACCTGTCAGCGCATTTTCACCAGACGGACGTTTCCCAATGGGAACCAGCCGTTTTGAAAAACGCGGTGTAGCAATTATGGTTCCTGAATGGAACAAAGAAAACTGTATTCAGTGTAACCAGTGTTCATTCGTCTGTCCGCACAGTGCTCTGCGCGCCGTGCTTGTCAACGAAGAAGAAAAATCAATTGCTCCTGATAGTTTTGAAACTGTTGAAGCTAAGGGTAAAGGATTTGATGGTCTGCAGTATCGTATGCAGGTCAACTCTCTTGATTGCCAGGGTTGCGGAAACTGCGCGGATATTTGTCCTGCGAAAGAAAAAGCTCTGGTTATGAAACCTATCGCTTCTCAGACAGAGGTTCAGGTTCCTAACTATGACTTCTCTGAGATTGTCTCCTTTAAGGATGACATTCTGCCTCGCACAACTGTTAAGGGCAGCCAGTTCCAGCAGTCTTTGATGGAATTCTCCGGTGCCTGCGCAGGTTGTGGTGAAACTCCATATGCAAAAGTTCTGACCCAGCTCTTCGGTGAGCGCATGATTATCGCCAACGCAACAGGTTGCTCTTCTATCTGGGCAGCATCGGCTCCTTCCACTGCATATTGCGAGAATATGGAAGGACACGGACCAGCATGGGGTAACTCTTTATTTGAAGATGCCGCTGAATATGGTTTCGGTATGGAAATGGCTGTTTCCAATCGTCGTAACCGTCTGGTCGTGCTCATGAAGCAGGCTATGGAAGGCGATATCAGTTCAGACTTGCGCGAAGCCATGACAGGCTGGATTGAAAATAAAGATGATGCTCAGAAATCACTTGAATACGGTGATAAACTTCGTGACTATCTTGCAGTTGAAGCTGATTGCAGTGATTTGCTTTGCGAAATTGAAGAGCAGGAAGATATCTTCACCAAGAAGTCAGTATGGTGCTTCGGTGGTGACGGATGGGCATATGACATCGGCTTCGGCGGTCTTGACCACGTTCTTGCTTCCGGCAAGGATATCAACGTACTGGTAATGGATACCGAAGTGTATTCCAACACTGGTGGTCAGGCTTCTAAAGCGACTCCACTCGGGTCTATCGCTAAGTTTGCAGCCGGTGGTAAGCTGACTGCCAAGAAAGATCTTGGACGTATGATGATGACTTACGGTTACGTCTACGTAGCATCCGTATCCATGGGTGCTAACAAGAATCAGGTAATGAAAGCATTCCTTGAAGCGGAATCCTACCCCGGACCATCCCTTGTTATCGCATACGCACCTTGTATTAATCAGGGAATCAAGAAGGGTATGGGTAAAACTCAATACGAAGGTAAACTCGCTGTTGATTCCGGTTATTGGCCTCTTTATAGGTTTGACCCACGCCGCGCTGAAAATGGTGAGAATCCTCTTATTCTTGAATACAAGAACCCAGATGGAACTCTTCAGGAATTCTTGTCCGGCGAAAATCGCTACGCAATGCTCGAGCGCATGATGCCCGAGACTTCCAAGACATTGCGTTCTGGAATTGAAAAGGATTGTTTGCAGAGATATAAACTTCTCAAGCAGCTTTCCGAACTGGATTATTCCTTTGATGAGCCAGTTGAAACTCCAACTGAGTAG
- the pta gene encoding phosphate acetyltransferase produces MSNCLYIAATEARSGKSAIVLGVMQLLLTHVRKVAIFRPIIHDDFGGGRDHDIDLILRHFKLPQEYKTTYAYTQSQATRMLNDGKHSLLMENILGKFRDLQQEYDFVLCEGSDYLGGEAAVEFEINMDVVSNLGCPVLAVLNGMNSEEDEICDLSQRTFELFKEKGLDVIAVMINRAEKKFSSDLVDRIKSGFSSDNKPLVYIIPDDKRLGNPTVKDVLTWLDCKVLYGADRLETPVNDYVVAAMQIENFLKYVSEGSLIITPGDRSDIILASLASRLSDVYPKIAGILLTGGIQPATTVHHLIEGWKGVPIPILLVPDHTYRTAQILQGLHGTIDPENKVKVLSALGLFETCVDSHELQHKLVSTTSSRITPFMFEHTLLHKAREKKQHIVLPEGTSERILRAADILKRRDVVDITLLGNEDEVRQIASNLDISLKGINVVDPVKSVHFEKFVDDYYELRKHKCIMKEDARDRMSDPTYFGTMMVWKGIAGGMVSGSVTTTAQTIKPAFEFVKTKPGVSIVSSVFLMCQNDQVMVYGDCAVNPNPNAQELAEIAISSAETAKIFGVEPRVAMLSYSTGVSGKGKDVDKVMEATEIVRAKAPWLAVEGPLQYDAAIDPDVAAELMPNSAVAGKATVLIFPDLNTGNNTYKAVQRSVPDSVAIGPILQGLKKPVNDLSRGCQVRDIVNTVAITAIQAQAEEEAGQSVKVSV; encoded by the coding sequence ATGTCGAATTGTTTATATATAGCGGCGACAGAAGCTCGTAGCGGTAAGTCCGCCATAGTGCTCGGAGTAATGCAGCTGTTGCTGACTCATGTACGTAAGGTTGCGATTTTCCGGCCTATTATTCATGACGATTTTGGCGGAGGGCGGGATCATGATATCGATTTAATTTTGCGCCATTTTAAACTTCCTCAAGAATATAAGACAACTTACGCCTACACCCAGAGTCAGGCGACTCGTATGCTTAATGATGGCAAGCATTCTTTATTAATGGAAAATATTCTTGGAAAGTTCAGAGATCTCCAGCAGGAATATGATTTTGTACTTTGCGAAGGTTCTGATTATCTGGGTGGAGAAGCCGCTGTTGAATTTGAGATAAATATGGACGTTGTGAGCAATCTCGGTTGTCCGGTGCTGGCAGTGCTTAACGGCATGAATAGTGAGGAAGATGAAATCTGTGATCTGTCTCAGCGGACATTTGAATTGTTTAAAGAAAAGGGTTTGGACGTCATCGCAGTTATGATCAACAGGGCGGAGAAGAAGTTTTCCAGTGATTTGGTTGATAGGATTAAATCTGGTTTTAGTAGTGATAATAAACCTCTTGTCTATATAATTCCCGACGACAAACGACTTGGTAATCCAACTGTAAAAGATGTTTTGACGTGGCTTGATTGCAAGGTTTTGTACGGTGCAGACAGACTTGAAACACCCGTAAATGATTACGTTGTTGCTGCGATGCAGATTGAGAATTTTTTGAAGTATGTGAGCGAAGGAAGCCTTATTATTACCCCTGGAGACCGCTCGGATATAATCCTTGCAAGTCTGGCTTCGCGGCTTTCTGATGTTTACCCCAAGATTGCCGGTATTCTGTTGACAGGTGGTATACAGCCGGCAACAACCGTGCATCATTTGATAGAAGGCTGGAAAGGCGTGCCTATACCTATTCTTCTTGTTCCGGATCATACTTATAGAACCGCGCAAATCCTGCAAGGTCTACACGGAACCATTGATCCTGAAAATAAAGTTAAGGTTTTGTCTGCACTGGGACTTTTTGAAACATGTGTAGATTCACATGAATTGCAACATAAACTGGTTTCAACAACATCTTCAAGAATTACTCCATTCATGTTTGAGCATACGTTGCTTCATAAAGCCCGTGAGAAAAAACAGCATATTGTTTTACCGGAAGGAACAAGTGAAAGAATTTTAAGAGCTGCGGATATTTTGAAACGCAGAGATGTTGTGGATATTACGCTGCTCGGCAACGAAGATGAAGTGCGGCAGATTGCGTCCAACCTTGATATCAGTCTTAAGGGTATAAATGTTGTTGATCCTGTAAAATCAGTGCATTTTGAGAAGTTTGTTGATGATTACTACGAGCTTCGCAAGCACAAGTGTATCATGAAAGAGGATGCTCGTGATCGCATGAGCGATCCGACATATTTCGGAACAATGATGGTCTGGAAAGGCATAGCAGGCGGTATGGTTTCAGGGTCGGTTACTACAACAGCGCAAACGATTAAACCCGCGTTTGAATTTGTTAAAACAAAGCCCGGCGTATCAATTGTTTCAAGCGTTTTCCTCATGTGTCAGAATGATCAGGTTATGGTTTATGGAGATTGCGCTGTAAATCCGAATCCCAATGCTCAGGAGCTGGCTGAAATTGCGATCAGCTCGGCTGAGACTGCAAAAATTTTCGGTGTTGAACCGAGAGTGGCAATGCTTTCGTATTCAACAGGTGTTTCAGGCAAAGGCAAAGATGTAGACAAGGTAATGGAAGCTACTGAAATTGTTCGTGCAAAAGCACCCTGGTTGGCCGTGGAAGGGCCTCTCCAGTATGATGCGGCAATCGATCCCGATGTTGCAGCAGAACTTATGCCGAACAGCGCGGTTGCGGGAAAGGCTACTGTATTAATTTTCCCTGATCTCAATACAGGTAACAATACTTATAAGGCTGTTCAAAGATCGGTACCCGATTCAGTTGCTATAGGCCCGATACTGCAGGGGCTTAAAAAGCCTGTTAATGATTTAAGCAGAGGGTGTCAGGTTCGCGATATTGTAAATACTGTAGCGATTACGGCTATTCAAGCTCAAGCTGAGGAGGAGGCTGGCCAGAGTGTGAAAGTATCAGTTTAG
- a CDS encoding SLC13 family permease: protein MGAQEDSGKGRIIGFFLGPIVFLTMILMSAPDGMNPSAWKVAAVTALMAIWWISEAIPIPATALMPIALFPLLGVMKSKAACAPYSNHLIYLFMGGFFLAVTMERWNLHRRIAIHTIKAVGTSPGRMILGFMIATGFLSMWVSNTATAMMMVPIGLAVIQQATGFDSQTLRACPSSGPESNFGKCLMLGIAYSASMGGVGTIIGTPPNTVMVGMVDKMYGVQIGFGEWMLYGVPLAVVMIAVSWWILTQILFPTKGMELAGGEAIIDQELEKLGPMSKEEKYIVIVGCFIAAFWLSRGFLKKAAFMQDLWPNFGFVHDATIGILGSLILFAIPTNFKKGEFLLDWKTAVKIPWDVILLFGGGLAIANGFAKTGLASFIASRLTMLEGMSLLAFVAVVVVITIFLTEITSNTATATLLVPIMGSAAIAMGVHPFATIVGACVAASFAFMLPVATPPNAVIFGSGCISIKQMAAAGFWLNIFGAFLITFSVVYALPILWGIDLHVLPAWAVMPN, encoded by the coding sequence ATGGGCGCTCAAGAGGACAGTGGTAAAGGTAGAATAATTGGCTTCTTTTTAGGACCGATTGTGTTTTTGACAATGATATTGATGTCGGCTCCGGATGGCATGAATCCGTCTGCATGGAAAGTTGCAGCAGTGACAGCCTTGATGGCAATCTGGTGGATATCAGAAGCTATTCCAATTCCGGCTACGGCTTTGATGCCGATCGCATTGTTTCCGCTTTTAGGGGTTATGAAATCTAAAGCGGCATGTGCTCCGTATTCTAACCATTTAATCTATCTTTTCATGGGTGGCTTCTTTTTGGCTGTCACAATGGAAAGGTGGAATTTACATCGTCGAATTGCGATTCACACAATTAAAGCGGTTGGAACAAGTCCGGGTCGTATGATTCTCGGATTTATGATTGCTACCGGTTTTCTTTCAATGTGGGTGTCCAATACTGCTACTGCAATGATGATGGTTCCCATCGGTCTGGCTGTTATTCAGCAGGCAACAGGTTTTGATTCTCAGACTCTCAGAGCGTGCCCTTCTTCAGGCCCTGAATCAAACTTTGGTAAGTGTCTCATGCTCGGTATCGCCTATTCTGCCTCTATGGGTGGTGTCGGAACAATCATCGGTACTCCTCCGAATACAGTCATGGTCGGTATGGTCGACAAAATGTACGGCGTACAGATCGGTTTCGGCGAATGGATGCTTTATGGTGTTCCTCTTGCCGTGGTCATGATTGCTGTTTCATGGTGGATTCTCACGCAGATTTTGTTCCCGACCAAGGGAATGGAGCTTGCCGGTGGTGAAGCCATTATTGATCAGGAGCTTGAAAAGCTTGGACCAATGTCCAAGGAAGAAAAGTATATCGTTATTGTCGGTTGTTTTATCGCTGCTTTCTGGCTGTCTCGCGGTTTCCTGAAAAAAGCGGCATTCATGCAGGACCTCTGGCCTAACTTTGGTTTCGTACATGATGCTACAATCGGTATTCTCGGCTCACTTATCCTCTTTGCTATTCCTACTAATTTTAAAAAAGGCGAATTCCTTCTTGATTGGAAGACCGCTGTTAAAATTCCATGGGATGTAATTCTGCTCTTCGGTGGTGGTCTGGCAATTGCGAATGGTTTTGCTAAAACCGGACTTGCCTCTTTCATTGCATCCAGATTGACCATGCTTGAAGGTATGTCTCTGCTTGCATTTGTCGCTGTAGTTGTTGTTATCACCATCTTCCTGACAGAAATTACTTCCAACACTGCTACCGCAACATTGCTTGTGCCTATTATGGGTAGTGCCGCAATTGCTATGGGTGTTCATCCCTTCGCAACTATCGTCGGCGCTTGTGTGGCAGCATCCTTCGCATTCATGCTTCCCGTTGCAACACCGCCGAACGCGGTTATTTTCGGGAGTGGGTGTATTTCGATTAAACAGATGGCCGCGGCCGGCTTTTGGCTAAACATATTCGGAGCGTTCTTAATAACGTTCTCCGTAGTTTATGCCCTGCCGATCCTCTGGGGTATCGATTTGCATGTACTTCCCGCATGGGCTGTAATGCCTAATTAA
- a CDS encoding malic enzyme-like NAD(P)-binding protein, producing the protein MALFTRQEALDYHSKGRRGKVEVVPVKPCATQKHLSMAYSPGVAEACMEIAADKEKSYLYTGRGNLVGVVSNGTAVLGLGNIGPEAGKPVMEGKGVLFKVFADVDVFDINLNVTDPDELCAIVKALEPTFGGINLEDIKAPECFYIEEKLKKEMNIPVFHDDQHGTAIISGAGLINAAEITGKKIADMRLVVSGAGAAAIACTNFYMSLGIKRENVAMFDSRGHINKSRSGLNAQKLEYATDKEYKDLADAMKGADLFLGLSAKGIVSKDMVKSMADSPIIFACANPDPEISYTDAKEARPDAIMGTGRSDYPNQVNNVLGFPFIFRGALDVRATTINEEMKIAAANALAALAKEPTPDYVCKAYGVDKLEFGIDYIIPKPLDLRLIEFESAAVAQAAMDTGVAQITIDIEEYKKELRERLAASRTRVNDFIESYDLGI; encoded by the coding sequence ATGGCTCTTTTCACTAGACAGGAAGCGCTTGATTATCATTCCAAAGGCAGAAGAGGTAAAGTTGAAGTTGTTCCGGTTAAACCTTGTGCAACTCAGAAACACCTTTCCATGGCTTACAGTCCCGGCGTAGCCGAGGCTTGCATGGAAATCGCTGCAGATAAGGAAAAATCATATCTCTACACAGGTCGTGGAAATTTGGTAGGAGTTGTTTCAAACGGAACTGCCGTTCTTGGTCTTGGAAATATAGGGCCTGAAGCAGGTAAGCCTGTTATGGAAGGCAAAGGTGTTTTATTTAAAGTCTTTGCAGATGTCGATGTTTTCGATATTAACCTTAATGTAACTGATCCTGATGAACTTTGCGCTATCGTAAAAGCACTTGAGCCTACTTTCGGTGGTATCAACCTCGAAGACATTAAAGCTCCTGAGTGTTTCTACATTGAAGAAAAGCTCAAAAAAGAAATGAATATTCCGGTCTTTCACGATGACCAGCACGGAACCGCAATTATTTCAGGTGCCGGACTGATCAATGCCGCAGAAATTACCGGTAAGAAAATTGCTGATATGCGTCTTGTTGTTTCCGGTGCCGGCGCAGCTGCTATCGCTTGTACCAACTTCTATATGTCACTCGGAATTAAACGTGAAAACGTTGCGATGTTTGACTCAAGAGGACACATCAACAAAAGCCGTTCAGGATTGAATGCTCAAAAGCTGGAATATGCAACAGACAAAGAGTACAAGGACTTAGCTGATGCCATGAAGGGCGCAGATCTGTTCCTTGGTCTTTCCGCAAAGGGTATAGTCTCAAAAGATATGGTTAAATCCATGGCGGATTCACCTATCATCTTTGCCTGTGCTAATCCTGATCCTGAAATCAGTTATACTGACGCTAAAGAAGCAAGACCCGACGCTATTATGGGAACAGGTCGTTCTGACTATCCTAATCAGGTCAACAATGTTCTTGGCTTCCCCTTCATTTTCAGAGGTGCGCTTGATGTTCGTGCAACCACCATTAATGAAGAAATGAAAATTGCAGCTGCTAATGCTCTTGCTGCTCTGGCAAAAGAACCGACTCCTGATTATGTATGCAAAGCCTACGGGGTTGATAAGCTTGAGTTCGGTATTGATTATATTATTCCTAAACCTCTTGATCTGCGTTTGATCGAGTTTGAATCCGCCGCTGTTGCACAGGCTGCAATGGACACCGGAGTGGCTCAGATCACGATTGATATTGAAGAGTATAAGAAAGAATTGCGTGAACGTCTGGCTGCTTCCAGAACTCGCGTCAATGACTTTATTGAATCTTACGATTTGGGAATTTAA
- a CDS encoding Fe-S-containing hydro-lyase gives MAEYSLTTPLTDEDMVQLKAGDVVKLTGTIYTARDSAHKKLADLLDKGEPLPFDLKGSVVYYVGPSPAPPGRPIGAAGPTTSYRMDTYAPRLHSLGQKASIGKGKRSEEVKQALKDNKAVYFGATGGAGALLSMCIKEAKVIAFDELGPEAIRELTVEDFPLLVINDCHGGELYAVPNRKAAGL, from the coding sequence ATGGCTGAATATTCACTCACCACCCCGCTTACCGATGAGGACATGGTGCAGCTTAAAGCCGGTGATGTCGTAAAACTGACCGGAACTATTTATACTGCGCGTGACTCCGCCCATAAGAAACTGGCTGATCTGCTTGATAAAGGAGAACCTCTTCCTTTCGACCTGAAAGGTTCAGTTGTTTATTATGTCGGACCAAGTCCGGCCCCTCCAGGCAGACCTATCGGCGCAGCAGGCCCAACTACCAGTTATCGCATGGATACTTATGCTCCCCGTCTGCACAGTCTTGGGCAGAAAGCCAGCATAGGAAAAGGAAAGAGAAGCGAAGAAGTTAAGCAGGCCCTTAAAGATAATAAGGCTGTTTATTTCGGAGCAACCGGCGGAGCCGGAGCTCTTCTGTCTATGTGCATCAAAGAAGCAAAGGTAATCGCTTTTGACGAGCTCGGCCCGGAAGCTATCCGTGAGTTGACCGTTGAAGATTTTCCTTTACTGGTCATCAACGATTGTCATGGCGGAGAACTTTACGCCGTTCCGAATCGTAAAGCCGCAGGTCTTTAA